The Agrococcus carbonis genome has a window encoding:
- the pknB gene encoding Stk1 family PASTA domain-containing Ser/Thr kinase yields MPVDPRDPVIGRLIDRRYEVGDRIARGGMASVYEAVDRRLDRKVAVKVMHPHLGDDPDFRERFIQEARAAARLAHPNVVNTYDQGEDGDLAWLVMELVPSITLRDLLGERGRITPEQSLDVLEAVLAGLAAAHRAGIVHRDLKPENILLAHDGRIKIGDFGLARAAHANTATGKALLGTIAYLSPELVTRGVADTRSDIYAVGIMLFEMLTGAQPFTGDEPMQIAYQHANDDVPLPSSKAPGIPEALDSLVHWATQREPNLRPADAGEMLAELHAIRERGIDTPTTVLPSVSEDDRTTTIIERPSKRRAVIPEPEVVHDAGDGAATVALSRRVTVRRRRGVLWLGLVLLGALLAAGVGWWFNGGPGGVSTVPEVAGEPEAVAVELLAAQGIEVAERVTEPHYDVPAGAALRTDPPAGTEIGNRDAVQLVISSGRRSLPVPEVAGIPLEQARAAIEEAEFRVADDVDEVFDARDAGTVLEGFAPDGTALSELDELEERSPIRLRVSLGPVPAEAGQVATDARAALEEAGLRVDFSAEEHSSDVEQGRLISLAWPTDRYLRPGDTVTGVVSLGPRLVAVPDVVGLPIQEALDTIREAELEPDLQTNVPEALWSLTGANIVSQGTEAGTEVEVGSTVVLDATF; encoded by the coding sequence GTGCCCGTCGACCCCCGCGATCCCGTCATCGGACGGCTGATCGACCGCCGCTACGAGGTGGGCGACCGCATCGCGCGCGGCGGCATGGCGAGCGTCTACGAGGCGGTCGACCGACGGCTCGACCGCAAGGTCGCCGTCAAGGTCATGCATCCGCACCTCGGGGACGACCCCGACTTCCGCGAGCGCTTCATCCAGGAGGCGAGGGCCGCAGCCCGCCTCGCGCACCCGAACGTCGTCAACACCTACGACCAGGGCGAGGACGGCGACCTCGCGTGGCTCGTCATGGAGCTCGTGCCCTCCATCACGCTCCGAGACCTGCTCGGCGAGCGCGGCCGCATCACGCCCGAGCAGTCGCTCGACGTGCTCGAGGCGGTGCTCGCCGGCCTCGCCGCCGCGCACCGCGCGGGCATCGTGCACCGCGACCTCAAGCCCGAGAACATCCTGCTCGCGCACGACGGCCGCATCAAGATCGGCGACTTCGGCCTCGCCCGGGCCGCGCACGCCAACACCGCGACCGGCAAGGCGCTGCTCGGCACCATCGCCTACCTCTCCCCCGAGCTCGTCACCCGCGGCGTCGCCGACACCCGCAGCGACATCTACGCCGTCGGCATCATGCTCTTCGAGATGCTCACCGGCGCGCAGCCCTTCACGGGCGACGAGCCGATGCAGATCGCCTACCAGCACGCCAACGACGACGTGCCGCTGCCCTCGAGCAAGGCCCCCGGGATCCCCGAGGCGCTCGACTCGCTCGTGCACTGGGCGACGCAGCGCGAGCCCAACCTGCGGCCCGCCGACGCGGGCGAGATGCTCGCCGAGCTGCACGCGATCCGCGAACGGGGCATCGACACCCCGACGACCGTGCTGCCGTCGGTCTCCGAGGACGACCGCACGACGACGATCATCGAGCGGCCGAGCAAGCGCCGCGCCGTCATCCCCGAGCCCGAGGTCGTGCACGACGCGGGCGACGGCGCGGCGACGGTCGCGCTCTCGCGCCGCGTCACCGTGCGCCGGCGCCGCGGCGTGCTGTGGCTCGGGCTCGTCCTGCTCGGCGCGCTGCTCGCCGCCGGCGTCGGCTGGTGGTTCAACGGCGGCCCGGGAGGGGTCTCGACAGTGCCCGAGGTCGCGGGCGAGCCGGAGGCCGTCGCGGTCGAGCTGCTCGCGGCGCAGGGCATCGAGGTGGCCGAGCGCGTGACCGAGCCGCACTACGACGTGCCCGCCGGTGCGGCGCTCCGCACCGATCCCCCGGCCGGCACCGAGATCGGCAACCGCGACGCCGTGCAGCTCGTCATCTCATCGGGCCGCCGGAGCCTCCCGGTGCCGGAGGTCGCGGGCATCCCGCTCGAGCAGGCTCGGGCCGCGATCGAGGAGGCCGAGTTCCGCGTCGCCGACGACGTCGACGAGGTCTTCGACGCGCGCGACGCCGGCACCGTGCTCGAGGGCTTCGCGCCCGACGGCACCGCGCTGTCGGAGCTCGACGAGCTCGAGGAGCGCTCACCCATCCGCCTGCGCGTCTCGCTCGGCCCGGTGCCGGCCGAGGCCGGCCAGGTGGCGACGGATGCGCGGGCCGCGCTCGAGGAGGCGGGCCTGCGCGTCGACTTCTCGGCCGAGGAGCACTCGAGCGACGTCGAGCAGGGCCGCCTCATCTCGCTCGCGTGGCCGACCGATCGCTACCTGCGCCCGGGCGACACCGTCACCGGCGTCGTCTCCCTCGGTCCGCGGCTCGTGGCGGTGCCGGATGTCGTGGGCCTGCCCATCCAGGAGGCGCTCGACACGATCCGCGAGGCCGAGCTCGAGCCTGACCTGCAGACGAACGTGCCCGAGGCGCTCTGGAGCCTCACGGGCGCGAACATCGTCTCGCAGGGCACCGAGGCGGGCACCGAGGTCGAGGTGGGCTCGACCGTCGTGCTCGACGCGACCTTCTAG
- a CDS encoding Rv2175c family DNA-binding protein, with amino-acid sequence MTQDVEAQDAVWLTVPDLVEMLDEPVGRIHRLIQEHRLPATRRNGPLQVPAACIRDGEPMSEVRGTLLVLLDLGFTEDEAIDWLLGDDDALGTTPIDALRQGRKAEVRRVAQTQG; translated from the coding sequence GTGACGCAAGACGTTGAGGCGCAGGACGCCGTGTGGCTCACCGTGCCCGACCTCGTCGAGATGCTCGACGAGCCGGTCGGGCGCATCCATCGACTGATCCAGGAGCACCGCCTGCCGGCCACGCGCCGGAACGGTCCGCTGCAGGTGCCCGCCGCGTGCATCCGTGACGGCGAGCCGATGTCGGAGGTGCGCGGCACGCTGCTCGTGCTGCTCGACCTCGGCTTCACCGAGGACGAGGCGATCGACTGGCTGCTCGGCGACGACGACGCGCTCGGCACGACGCCGATCGACGCGCTCCGCCAGGGCCGCAAGGCCGAGGTGCGCCGCGTCGCCCAGACGCAGGGCTGA
- a CDS encoding GIY-YIG nuclease family protein, producing the protein MPWVYILRCSDGSTYVGSTRDIDRRVDQHQRGAGAEYTRRRLPVELAFAHFDESVAAAFALEKQIQGWSRAKREALILGDFEGIARAAKKRDWEGFRRRRGATERGELS; encoded by the coding sequence ATGCCATGGGTCTACATCCTCCGCTGCAGCGACGGCTCGACCTACGTCGGGAGCACCCGCGACATCGATCGCCGCGTGGATCAGCATCAGCGCGGGGCGGGCGCTGAGTACACGCGGCGCCGACTCCCAGTCGAGCTCGCCTTCGCGCACTTCGACGAGTCGGTAGCTGCCGCGTTCGCGCTCGAGAAGCAGATCCAGGGATGGAGCCGGGCCAAGCGCGAGGCGCTCATCCTGGGCGACTTCGAAGGGATCGCTCGAGCGGCGAAGAAGCGCGACTGGGAGGGGTTCCGGCGGCGACGCGGCGCGACGGAGCGCGGGGAGCTCTCGTGA
- a CDS encoding polyprenyl synthetase family protein gives MSAQQRFAQAVESSIQQYLDERERALTELSSDAGPLLRLVRDLVSGGKRVRSAFVLWGWHAVTAARPDASHTTGTEQDPEWHDAVGVATAIELFHAAALVHDDIIDQSDTRRGRPAMHRALEAMHRDGEWVGDAGAWGQHAAVLVGDLLLNWADDRMLRACRGTARGHAVHDAYRRMREEVTFGQYLDVLEEAAWIRQDPAALLDRAHTVAVYKSAKYSVEAPLTLGALLAGGEPGQLEALAGYGLPVGIAFQMRDDLLGVFGDPEVTGKPAGDDLREGKRTVLVEIARQRLTPGVRTMLDELLGDRELDERQIAILQDAIQRSEAPQRLEALIDRAVGEALESLHDGDLSRSAVLELERLADSVAKRDR, from the coding sequence GTGTCAGCACAGCAGCGCTTCGCCCAGGCCGTCGAGTCCTCGATCCAGCAGTACCTCGACGAGCGCGAGCGGGCACTGACCGAGCTCTCGAGCGACGCCGGCCCGCTGCTGCGCCTCGTCCGCGACCTCGTCTCGGGCGGCAAGCGCGTGCGCAGCGCCTTCGTGCTCTGGGGGTGGCACGCGGTCACGGCCGCGCGGCCTGACGCATCCCACACCACGGGCACCGAGCAGGACCCCGAGTGGCACGACGCGGTGGGCGTCGCCACCGCGATCGAGCTCTTCCACGCCGCTGCGCTCGTGCACGACGACATCATCGACCAGTCGGACACCCGCCGCGGTCGCCCGGCGATGCACCGCGCGCTCGAGGCGATGCACCGCGACGGCGAATGGGTCGGCGACGCGGGCGCCTGGGGCCAGCACGCCGCCGTGCTCGTGGGCGACCTGCTGCTCAACTGGGCCGACGACCGGATGCTGCGGGCATGCCGCGGGACGGCGCGCGGCCACGCGGTGCACGACGCCTACCGCCGCATGCGCGAGGAGGTGACCTTCGGGCAGTACCTCGACGTGCTCGAGGAGGCCGCGTGGATCCGGCAGGACCCCGCCGCCCTGCTCGACCGGGCGCACACGGTCGCGGTCTACAAGTCGGCGAAGTACTCCGTCGAGGCGCCGCTGACGCTCGGCGCGCTGCTGGCCGGGGGCGAGCCCGGGCAGCTCGAGGCGCTCGCGGGCTACGGGCTGCCGGTCGGGATCGCGTTCCAGATGCGCGACGACCTGCTGGGCGTCTTCGGCGACCCCGAGGTGACGGGCAAGCCCGCGGGCGACGACCTGCGCGAGGGCAAGCGCACGGTGCTCGTCGAGATCGCCCGCCAACGACTCACGCCCGGTGTGCGCACGATGCTCGACGAGCTGCTCGGCGACCGCGAGCTCGACGAGCGGCAGATCGCCATCCTGCAGGACGCGATCCAGCGCTCCGAGGCACCGCAGCGCCTCGAGGCGCTCATCGACCGCGCGGTCGGCGAGGCGCTCGAGTCCCTCCACGACGGCGACCTGTCGCGCTCGGCCGTGCTCGAGCTCGAGCGGCTCGCCGACTCGGTCGCGAAGCGCGACCGCTAG
- a CDS encoding DUF3040 domain-containing protein, whose protein sequence is MGLSEHEQRLLDEMERNLYKHEADIVNTSAGPRTVNYTKVAVGVLGVVLGLVLVVIGVSMKLAIIGVAGFAVAVGGALWALSASRPATGDEAAARGTASEGPAAAKHGPSLMERLSQEWDDRNQR, encoded by the coding sequence ATGGGCCTCTCCGAGCACGAGCAGCGACTGCTCGACGAGATGGAGCGCAATCTCTACAAGCACGAGGCCGACATCGTCAACACGTCGGCCGGTCCCCGCACCGTCAACTACACGAAGGTCGCGGTCGGCGTGCTCGGCGTCGTGCTGGGCCTCGTGCTCGTCGTCATCGGCGTGAGCATGAAGCTCGCGATCATCGGCGTCGCCGGCTTCGCCGTCGCGGTCGGCGGTGCGCTGTGGGCGCTCTCCGCCTCGCGTCCCGCGACGGGCGACGAGGCCGCCGCGCGCGGCACGGCGAGCGAGGGCCCGGCCGCTGCGAAGCACGGCCCGAGCCTCATGGAGCGCCTGTCCCAGGAGTGGGACGACCGCAACCAGCGCTAG
- the mraZ gene encoding division/cell wall cluster transcriptional repressor MraZ: MFLGTHTPKLDDKGRVILPAKFRQELEGGLVLTRGQERCIYVFSMREFERVHEQIRQAPLTSAGARDFLRLFLSGASSEQADSQHRVTIPANLREYAGLGRELTVIGAGSRAEIWDTAAWNEYYAAKEADFASTTEEVIPGIF; encoded by the coding sequence GTGTTCCTCGGCACCCACACGCCCAAGCTCGACGACAAGGGCCGCGTGATCCTCCCCGCCAAGTTCCGGCAGGAGCTCGAGGGCGGCCTCGTCCTCACCCGCGGCCAGGAGCGCTGCATCTACGTCTTCTCCATGCGCGAGTTCGAGCGCGTCCACGAGCAGATCCGGCAGGCGCCGCTCACCTCGGCCGGTGCGCGCGACTTCCTGCGGCTCTTCCTCTCGGGCGCCTCGAGCGAGCAGGCCGACAGCCAGCACCGCGTGACGATCCCGGCGAACCTGCGCGAGTACGCGGGGCTCGGGCGCGAGCTCACCGTCATCGGTGCCGGCTCCCGCGCCGAGATCTGGGACACCGCGGCCTGGAACGAGTACTACGCGGCCAAGGAGGCCGACTTCGCGAGCACGACGGAGGAGGTGATCCCCGGCATCTTCTGA
- the rsmH gene encoding 16S rRNA (cytosine(1402)-N(4))-methyltransferase RsmH has product MDASELHTPVMLERTLGLLAPAIEAATAAGRTPVVVDGTLGMGGHTEAMLAAHPTLVVAGIDRDPDAIRLAGERLARFGDRFRPVQATYDRIDLALEAAGADAADGILLDLGVSSLQLDAADRGFAYAKDAPLDMRMGQAGDVTAATILAERDARELARLFKVYGDEKLADRYARAIVAARAERPIETSAQLVDILQAATPRAVANQGHPAKRVFQALRIEVNQELAILERTMPAAIDALAVGGRLVVLAYQSLEDRIVKRALQAAASSTAPRDLPVELAEHAPHLRLLVRGAELADDAERAANPRSAPVRLRAAERIRPVHPSDDRPHREEQS; this is encoded by the coding sequence ATGGACGCATCCGAGCTCCACACCCCCGTCATGCTCGAGCGCACGCTCGGGCTGCTCGCCCCCGCGATCGAGGCCGCGACGGCCGCCGGCCGCACGCCCGTCGTCGTCGACGGCACGCTCGGCATGGGCGGCCACACCGAGGCGATGCTCGCTGCGCACCCGACGCTCGTCGTCGCCGGCATCGACCGCGACCCCGACGCGATCCGGCTCGCGGGGGAGCGCCTCGCGCGATTCGGCGACCGCTTCCGCCCCGTCCAGGCGACCTACGACCGCATCGACCTCGCGCTCGAGGCCGCGGGCGCCGACGCCGCCGACGGCATCCTGCTCGACCTCGGCGTCTCGAGCCTGCAGCTCGACGCCGCCGACCGCGGCTTCGCCTACGCGAAGGACGCGCCGCTCGACATGCGCATGGGCCAGGCGGGCGACGTGACCGCCGCGACGATCCTCGCCGAGCGCGACGCCCGCGAGCTCGCGCGCCTGTTCAAGGTGTACGGCGACGAGAAGCTCGCCGACCGCTACGCCCGGGCGATCGTCGCGGCGCGCGCCGAGCGCCCGATCGAGACCTCGGCGCAGCTCGTCGACATCCTGCAGGCGGCGACGCCGCGCGCGGTCGCCAACCAGGGCCACCCCGCCAAGCGGGTCTTCCAGGCGCTGCGCATCGAGGTCAACCAGGAGCTCGCGATCCTCGAGCGCACGATGCCCGCCGCGATCGACGCGCTCGCCGTCGGCGGCCGCCTCGTCGTGCTCGCCTACCAGTCGCTCGAGGACCGCATCGTCAAGCGCGCGCTGCAGGCCGCGGCCTCGTCGACCGCGCCGCGCGACCTGCCGGTCGAGCTGGCCGAGCACGCGCCGCACCTGCGGCTCCTCGTGCGCGGCGCCGAGCTCGCCGACGACGCCGAGCGCGCGGCCAACCCCCGGTCCGCGCCCGTCCGCCTCCGCGCCGCAGAGCGCATCCGCCCCGTCCATCCCTCAGACGACCGACCGCACCGTGAGGAGCAGTCATGA
- a CDS encoding peptidoglycan D,D-transpeptidase FtsI family protein — protein sequence MAARRTRSRTRIRTAIVAVLTFALLATFVVRLADIQLVRAEALNAEADGRRGVTQTLFGTRGPIVDANGTVLAESVDRWDLTISPQYTRDLQPGIDPVDELMTVGDALIAIGGITGDDPRDLQAMIYAELERDPDSDYLMLSTGLDARQFEAVRDLRIPWVYLRLNPQRVYPAGAVAGNLVGFMGTDDPLAGIERSHDACLAPTDGQRMFDRSADGTPIPGSITTTPAVDGGTVQLTIDADVQYQVQQLTAQYTSQLRARSGTSVVMRADGTVVAVAESTTVDPNDPTGTAAKDRGSRAFTSAYEPGSIWKTFAWAAMLDLGLIERTDELSVPWTYEAPGARVRDAHSHEPKQWTAAGILVNSSNSGMSRLAEQLDREDLYDYFDRFGFGQQTAVGFAGEQAGVLHDPATLDPQTSLTSLFGQGLSATPIQLASGYQAMANDGVHLPVRLIAGCTDAEGQVTSPELPEGQRVVSSETAESTLEVLEHVVTDYGYDTFPIEGYRIAAKTGTAQMAYDDGSGYDPDRMMISVAGVFPVDDPQFVVVTLYDSPQTIRTSGGAIPAFHDMVNLLIRHYDIPPSTTPAPDVPLEWPAEQP from the coding sequence GTGGCAGCCAGGCGCACCCGATCGCGCACGAGGATCCGCACCGCGATCGTCGCCGTGCTGACCTTCGCGCTGCTCGCGACCTTCGTCGTGCGGCTCGCCGACATCCAGCTCGTGCGCGCCGAGGCGCTCAACGCCGAGGCGGATGGGCGGCGCGGGGTCACGCAGACGCTCTTCGGCACGCGCGGCCCCATCGTCGACGCGAACGGCACGGTGCTCGCCGAGAGCGTCGATCGGTGGGACCTCACGATCTCGCCGCAGTACACGCGCGACCTGCAGCCCGGCATCGACCCCGTCGACGAGCTCATGACGGTGGGGGATGCGCTCATCGCGATCGGCGGCATCACCGGTGACGACCCGCGCGACCTGCAGGCGATGATCTACGCCGAGCTCGAGCGCGACCCCGACTCCGACTACCTCATGCTCTCGACGGGCCTCGACGCGCGGCAGTTCGAGGCGGTGCGCGACCTGCGCATCCCGTGGGTGTACCTGCGGCTCAACCCGCAGCGCGTCTACCCGGCGGGAGCGGTCGCCGGCAACCTCGTGGGCTTCATGGGCACCGACGATCCGCTCGCGGGCATCGAGCGCAGCCACGACGCGTGCCTCGCGCCCACCGATGGCCAGCGCATGTTCGACCGCTCGGCCGACGGCACGCCCATCCCGGGCTCGATCACGACCACGCCCGCCGTCGACGGCGGCACGGTGCAGCTCACGATCGACGCCGACGTGCAGTACCAGGTGCAGCAGCTCACGGCGCAGTACACGTCGCAGCTGCGCGCCCGCAGCGGCACCTCGGTCGTGATGCGGGCGGACGGCACCGTCGTCGCCGTCGCCGAGTCGACGACCGTCGATCCCAACGACCCCACGGGCACCGCAGCGAAGGACCGCGGCTCGCGCGCCTTCACCTCGGCGTACGAGCCGGGCTCGATCTGGAAGACGTTCGCGTGGGCCGCGATGCTCGACCTCGGCCTCATCGAGCGCACCGACGAGCTGAGCGTGCCGTGGACGTACGAGGCGCCCGGCGCCCGCGTGCGCGATGCGCACTCGCACGAGCCCAAGCAGTGGACGGCCGCGGGCATCCTCGTCAACTCCTCCAACTCGGGCATGTCCCGCCTCGCCGAGCAGCTCGACCGCGAGGACCTCTACGACTACTTCGACCGCTTCGGCTTCGGCCAGCAGACCGCGGTCGGCTTCGCGGGGGAGCAGGCGGGCGTGCTGCACGACCCCGCGACGCTCGACCCGCAGACGAGCCTCACCTCCCTGTTCGGCCAGGGCCTGTCGGCGACGCCCATCCAGCTCGCCTCCGGCTACCAGGCGATGGCGAACGACGGGGTCCACCTGCCCGTGCGGCTCATCGCCGGCTGCACCGACGCCGAGGGCCAGGTGACGAGCCCCGAGCTGCCCGAGGGCCAGCGGGTCGTGAGCTCCGAGACGGCGGAGTCGACGCTCGAGGTGCTCGAGCACGTCGTCACCGACTACGGCTACGACACCTTCCCGATCGAGGGCTACCGCATCGCAGCGAAGACGGGCACGGCGCAGATGGCCTACGACGACGGATCCGGCTACGACCCCGACCGCATGATGATCTCGGTCGCGGGCGTGTTCCCGGTCGACGACCCGCAGTTCGTGGTCGTCACGCTGTACGACAGCCCCCAGACGATCCGCACGAGCGGCGGGGCCATCCCGGCCTTTCACGATATGGTGAACCTCTTGATCCGCCACTACGACATCCCCCCGAGCACGACCCCAGCACCTGACGTGCCGCTCGAGTGGCCGGCCGAGCAGCCTTGA
- a CDS encoding Mur ligase family protein gives MSVVGVTPRILRPEHPAPRPLAGLVDEFGLQVEADLDGVEVTGITNDSGDVQPGDIFAALPGARRHGAEFAADAVERGAVAVVTDAAGAALLRTDAPVIVLDDPRAALGEIAAWVYRTAEQPPKLFGITGTNGKTSTSFMLEGLLSDLGFVTGLSTTAERHVGDLVVTSKLTTPEASELHALLARMKEAGVRAAVLEVSAQALERHRVDGVLFDVVAFTNLSHDHLDDYGSMEAYFDVKLELFTPDRAVRGVVCVDTDWGARVAERSRIPVTTVTSDPERSADWRVDIWEETPASTSFTLTGIDGGAIEVQVPFIGRHMAVDAAIAILMLVEDGFEIEAIAEAIDRGMRPTLPGRIERVSGDSGPAVFVDYGHSPDAFAQTLEALRRVTEGRLIMMFGADGDRDATKRAEMGRIAASLADAVVVTDFNPRTEDAASIRAQVLEGARAVAGDKPVVESSPEEAAIRVALSMAGPGDTVLWAGPGDADYRDVAGVREPFVARDEARLALHEAGWDDGSLGRSGDVR, from the coding sequence ATGTCCGTGGTGGGCGTGACCCCGAGGATCCTGCGACCGGAGCACCCCGCCCCGCGGCCCCTCGCGGGCCTCGTCGACGAGTTCGGCCTGCAGGTGGAGGCAGACCTCGACGGCGTCGAGGTCACCGGCATCACCAACGACTCCGGCGACGTGCAGCCCGGCGACATCTTCGCCGCGCTCCCGGGCGCCCGCAGGCACGGCGCCGAGTTCGCCGCCGACGCCGTCGAGCGCGGCGCCGTCGCGGTCGTGACCGACGCCGCGGGCGCGGCCCTGCTGCGCACCGACGCGCCCGTGATCGTGCTCGACGACCCGCGCGCGGCGCTCGGCGAGATCGCCGCGTGGGTCTACCGCACCGCCGAGCAGCCGCCGAAGCTCTTCGGCATCACCGGCACGAACGGCAAGACCTCGACGTCGTTCATGCTCGAGGGCCTGCTGTCGGACCTCGGCTTCGTCACCGGTCTGTCGACGACGGCCGAGCGGCACGTCGGCGACCTCGTCGTCACGTCGAAGCTCACCACCCCCGAGGCGAGCGAGCTGCACGCCCTGCTCGCGCGCATGAAGGAGGCCGGGGTCCGCGCCGCCGTGCTCGAGGTGAGCGCGCAGGCGCTCGAGCGCCACCGCGTCGACGGCGTGCTGTTCGACGTCGTCGCGTTCACGAACCTCAGCCACGACCACCTCGACGACTACGGCTCGATGGAGGCGTACTTCGACGTGAAGCTCGAGCTGTTCACGCCCGACCGCGCCGTGCGCGGCGTCGTGTGTGTCGACACCGACTGGGGGGCGCGCGTCGCCGAGCGCAGCCGCATCCCGGTCACGACCGTGACGAGCGACCCGGAGCGGAGCGCCGACTGGCGCGTCGACATCTGGGAGGAGACGCCGGCGTCGACCTCGTTCACGCTTACGGGCATCGACGGCGGCGCGATCGAGGTGCAGGTGCCGTTCATCGGGCGCCACATGGCCGTCGACGCGGCGATCGCGATCCTCATGCTCGTCGAGGACGGCTTCGAGATCGAGGCGATCGCCGAGGCGATCGACCGCGGCATGCGGCCGACGCTGCCGGGCCGCATCGAGCGGGTCTCGGGCGACAGCGGGCCTGCGGTCTTCGTCGACTACGGCCACAGCCCGGACGCCTTCGCCCAGACACTCGAGGCGCTGCGGCGCGTGACCGAGGGACGCCTCATCATGATGTTCGGCGCCGACGGCGACCGCGATGCGACGAAGCGCGCCGAGATGGGGCGCATCGCCGCCTCGCTCGCCGACGCCGTGGTCGTGACCGACTTCAACCCGCGCACCGAGGATGCCGCGAGCATCCGCGCCCAGGTGCTCGAGGGCGCGCGCGCCGTCGCCGGCGACAAGCCGGTCGTCGAGTCCTCGCCCGAGGAGGCCGCGATCCGCGTCGCGCTCTCGATGGCGGGCCCGGGCGACACCGTGCTGTGGGCAGGCCCGGGCGACGCCGACTACCGCGACGTCGCGGGCGTGCGCGAGCCCTTCGTCGCGCGCGACGAGGCGCGGCTCGCGCTCCACGAAGCTGGCTGGGACGACGGCTCGCTCGGCCGCAGCGGGGACGTGCGCTGA
- a CDS encoding UDP-N-acetylmuramoyl-tripeptide--D-alanyl-D-alanine ligase, translated as MLGMRASEIAQAVGGALHGDDALVTGSVETDSRLVTAGGVFVAMPGEVTDGHRFIDAAVEAGAALIIAERPLEQPVPHVVVEQGVVALGLLAAEVIRRVRAAGELTVIGVTGSNGKTTTKNMLQAILEEHGPTVSPVKSFNNEVGAPMTMLRIDEATRYLVLEMGASVEGDIKRLTAMSHPDVGVVLKVGLAHAGEFGGIETTARAKTEMVSDLAEDGVAVLNRDDERVRAMAGATRARVTWFGTEPGPADEPTRLWADGIDSTLEGTVATVHRQDADGGEQSWPLRMRILGEHHVMNALAALTVADALGLDVGRAIDALAGLERAERGRMELLEPGGGITVINDAYNASPDSTAAALRALAHMTRQAGRRSIAVLGEMAELGPHAVEEHDRLGRLAVRVRIDRLIVVGSGAKAIHDAAELESSFGQETTFVETADEAEALLRAELAEGDVVLFKSSNVSGLQPLAERIGGL; from the coding sequence ATGCTGGGGATGCGGGCGAGCGAGATCGCGCAGGCCGTCGGGGGAGCGCTCCACGGCGACGACGCCCTGGTGACGGGCTCGGTCGAGACCGACTCCCGGCTCGTGACCGCGGGCGGCGTGTTCGTCGCGATGCCCGGCGAGGTCACCGACGGCCACCGCTTCATCGACGCCGCGGTCGAGGCCGGCGCCGCGCTCATCATCGCCGAGCGGCCGCTCGAGCAGCCGGTGCCGCACGTCGTCGTCGAGCAGGGCGTCGTCGCGCTCGGCCTGCTCGCAGCCGAGGTGATCCGGCGGGTGCGCGCGGCGGGCGAGCTCACCGTGATCGGCGTCACCGGCTCGAACGGCAAGACGACGACCAAGAACATGCTGCAGGCGATCCTCGAGGAGCACGGCCCGACCGTGAGCCCCGTGAAGTCGTTCAACAACGAGGTCGGCGCGCCGATGACGATGCTCCGCATCGACGAGGCGACCCGCTACCTCGTGCTCGAGATGGGCGCGAGCGTCGAGGGCGACATCAAGCGCCTCACGGCCATGTCGCATCCGGATGTCGGGGTCGTCCTGAAGGTCGGGCTCGCCCACGCTGGCGAGTTCGGCGGCATCGAGACGACCGCTCGTGCGAAGACCGAGATGGTGAGCGACCTCGCGGAGGACGGCGTCGCGGTGCTCAACCGCGACGACGAGCGCGTGCGGGCGATGGCCGGCGCGACCCGCGCCCGCGTGACCTGGTTCGGGACCGAGCCGGGGCCGGCGGATGAGCCGACGCGCCTGTGGGCCGACGGGATCGACTCGACGCTCGAGGGCACCGTCGCGACCGTGCACCGGCAGGATGCCGACGGCGGCGAGCAGTCGTGGCCGCTGCGCATGCGCATCCTCGGCGAGCACCACGTCATGAACGCGCTCGCCGCGCTCACCGTCGCCGACGCGCTCGGCCTCGACGTCGGCCGGGCGATCGACGCCCTCGCCGGGCTCGAGCGCGCCGAGCGCGGCCGCATGGAGCTGCTCGAGCCGGGCGGCGGCATCACCGTCATCAACGACGCCTACAACGCGAGCCCCGACTCGACCGCGGCGGCGCTGCGCGCCCTCGCGCACATGACGCGGCAGGCCGGGCGCCGCTCGATCGCGGTGCTCGGCGAGATGGCCGAGCTCGGGCCGCACGCCGTCGAGGAGCACGACCGGCTCGGCCGGCTCGCCGTGCGCGTGCGCATCGACCGCCTCATCGTCGTCGGCTCGGGCGCGAAGGCGATCCACGACGCCGCCGAGCTGGAGTCGTCCTTCGGCCAGGAGACGACGTTCGTCGAGACGGCCGACGAGGCTGAGGCGCTGCTGCGCGCCGAGCTCGCCGAGGGCGATGTCGTGCTGTTCAAGTCGTCGAACGTGTCGGGCCTCCAGCCCCTCGCCGAGAGGATCGGAGGGCTCTGA